The sequence CTTGCGCCGTCTGCTACCCGGCGCGCTGGTGATGGGAAGCGGTATTATCGCCATGCATTACACCGGTATGGCCGCGCTGGAAGTGAGGCCCGGTATCGTCTGGGACACGTTGTGGGTGGCCATTTCAGTCGTCATTGCCCTTGCCGCTTCGCTTGCTGCATTGTGGCTGACCTTCCGCCTGCGTCACGAAGCGGCTCAGGTCGTGCTGATGCGTCTGGGTGCCGCCATCACAATGGGCATTGCCATTGCCGGTATGCACTACGCCGGGATGAGAGCCGCGCAGTTTCCAATGTCGACGATGACGCACCATGTTGGTATTAACAGCAGCTGGCTCGCCATGTTGGTCAGCGTCGTCGCGCTCTCTATTCTTGGGATCACCCTGCTGGTGTCGATGCTGGATGCCCGTCTTCAGGCACGTACTGCCCTACTGGCCTCATCGCTTGCAGAAGCGAACCGGGAACTTGCTCAACTGGCGCTGCAGGATACGCTAACGCGTCTGCCCAACCGCATCCTGCTGGAAGACCGACTTGATCAGGCGATCAGTAAAGCCGATCGTGAAGGAACCCATTTTGCGCTGATGTTTATGGATCTCGACGGCTTTAAAGCCATCAATGACGCCTATGGTCATGATGTCGGTGACAAACTGCTGGTCGCCGTTACGCAGCGTCTGCTGCTGCTTCTGAAGGGCCAGTTCACTCTTGCACGTATCGGCGGTGATGAGTTTGTTCTGCTGGCTGAGGGCGAAGGCCCGGACGATGCGGCCTCGCTGGCAAATTCGCTGGTACGCGCGATCGATAGCCCGTTCAACCTCGACCCGTATGAACTGATGGTGACCCTCAGCATTGGTATCGCTTTTTATCCTCACGACGGCAAAACCGAACGCGAGTTGATGTTTAACGCCGACGCGGCGATGTACCACACCAAGCATATGGGCCGAAACGGTTATCACTTTTTCCAGCCTTCCATGAACACCCTGGCGCAGACCCATCTTCAGTTAATGAACGATCTGTGGATGGCCATCGAACGCAATGAGCTGCGCCTGTTGTATCAGCCAAAATTTCACGCGCCCGCAGGACCTCTCCTCGGGTTTGAGGCACTGTTGCGCTGGCAACATCCTAAGCAGGGACTACTGACGCCGGATCTTTTCCTGCCACTGGCGGAAAAGACGGGGCTTATCATCCCTATTGGTAACTGGGTGATCAATGAAGCCTGCCGCCAGCTGAGAGAATGGCATCTTCAGGGACATCAAGACTGGTCAATGGCTGTAAACCTGTCGACATTGCAGTTTGAACAACCATCACTGGTTAAAACGGTTCTCGACTGCCTGGAGCGCCATCAGGTACCGCCGGAAATGCTGATCCTGGAAGTTACGGAAACGACGGCAATGAGCAACCCGGATGAGAGCGTACGGGTGCTGACAGAATTGACGAATGCAGGCGTGAAAGCGTCCATTGATGACTTTGGAACCGGGTATTCAAGCCTGCTGTATCTCAAGCGCTTACCGGCCTGTGAACTGAAGATCGACAGAGCATTTGTAAAAGAGTTAAGCGGGGAAAGCGAGGATGCCACCATTGTCTCGGCGATTGTGGCTCTCGCAAAAACACTTAACCTGAAAGTCGTGGCTGAAGGTGTGGAAACCGAAGCCCAACAAACCTTTTTAACAGAGCTGGGTTGTAACACCCTTCAGGGTTATCTGTTAGGCAAACCAGCCAGCGCGCAGACCATAGAGGCGCTTTGTGCGCGAGGTGAAATGTTGCCTGGCGCTGAGCTGTAGTCATCTTGAGGCGACACGCGCAAGACAGGGAGTGTCGCCAGAATACTGTCGACCAGAGCGGGTGCCTGTTGATAGAGATTAAAACTGTCGGTGTTCATTAACCAGTTTTTAATGATTCCGCTAAAAAAGCCATGCAATACAATCATGGTCAGCTCAACATTCATCTGCGCCGCAACGATTCTCTGAGAAATACATTTTTCCAGCGTAATACGTAAAGAATCATAATTAAAGCCAATGCGTTTACGGATTTCATCTTCTGAAATCATATCGCTATGAAACTCACATTTATGATACAGAATTTGTAAAAGCGCGCATTGCCGGGGTTCATGCGCGATATACTGTAGCGCAGTAATAAATTGCTCACGAAGCATTAACAACGGGTCATCATTTTCGGAAAGAGAAAGCCTGTCACAAATAATGTCACGCAGCGGTAATTGCTGTTCCCAGATCGCATTAAATATCTCTGCTTTACTGGTAAAGTGCCAGTAGATGGCACCGCGCGTAACCTTTGCGGCATCCGCGATATCCGTCAGCGTGGTACTGGCCACGCCACGCGTCGCAAACTGCCCGATAGCCGCCTCAATCAACTGCTGTCGGGTCTGTTGAGCCTCTTCTTTTTTTTTACGCGCCATAGGCAGCTACTCGTTACTCACTGGGTTTATACGTAACCTCGGGTTCGGATGGCTGGAATTATTCCCTAAAACCCGTTTTCATTTTGCACAAAAAAAGTCAAATCCCTTAACTCATAATTTATACAAATGCATAATCAATATTTAATTCATGATATGAATATTTTAAGGCATTAAACTCTCTTTATGTGGTTAGCCTGGAGGGGAGTATATTCATATCTTCTCCGGGCCCCATTCTGATTTTTCCTTCACGCCTCGTCATTCGCACTTATAAATTAAAAAACATTAAATATCCTCATTATTATACGCAGCTACATTTTATTTTTTTATCCCTCTGCCCCAACGACCGTTCTACGGCAAATCTCGGTTAATGGGTATTTAAAGGAACAGTAATGACGAATCATTTCAGACGTTTGCCCTTATCCGGTTTCATTGTCTGCGCTGTACTGCTCTCTGGATGCGATGGCCAGGAAAACCAACAACAACATCCCCAGGCACCTCAGGTCAGCGTGCATATCGTGAAAAGCGCGCCGCTGGCGGTCACCACTGAACTCCCGGGCAGAACGGATGCATTCCGCGTGGCGGAGGTTCGTCCACAGGTTAGCGGTATCATCCTGCGTCGTAACTTCACGGAAGGTAGCGATGTAAAAGCAGGAGATTCGCTTTACCAGATTGATCCTGCGACCTATCAGGCGGCTTACGACAGCGCGAAAGGTGAGCTGGCGAAGGCCCAGGCGGCGGCCAATATTGCGCATCTGACAGTAAAACGTTATCTCCCGCTGGTAGGCACCCAGTATGTCAGCAAGCAAGAGTATGACCAGGCCGTGGCAACAGCCCAACAGGCCGATGCCAGTGTTATCGCCGCCAAAGCCGGCGTCGAAAGTGCACGTATTAACCTTGCCTATACCAAAGTGACGTCTCCCGTCGATGGGCGCATCGGCAAATCCAGCGTGACAGAAGGTGCTCTCGTCACGAACGGGCAGGCCTCTGCACTGGCAACAGTCCAGCAGCTTGATCCGATTTACGTCGACGTCACCCAGTCCAGCAATGAATTTATGCGCCTGAAACAGACAAGCCTGCAAAAAGGCGACACGGCCAGCAGCGTTGAACTGCTGATGGAAAATGGTCAGCCTTATCCGCTGAAAGGAACGTTGCAGTTCTCAGACGTCACGGTGGATGAAAGTACCGGTTCGATTACCTTGCGCGCCATTTTCCCTAACCCTCAACACCTTCTGTTACCCGGGATGTTCGTTCGCGCCCGCATTGATGAAGGCACACAGCCGAATGCAATTCTGATTCCCCAGCAGGGCCTGACCCGTACGCCGCGAGGGGATGCAACCGTCATGGTGGTTAACGATAAAAACCAGGTTGAGCCACGCACCGTCGTTGCGCCTCAGGCCATTGGCGATCGCTGGCTGGTGACGGAAGGGCTGAAAAACGGTGACCGCGTGATTGTCAGCGGATTACAAAAAGCCAGGCCAGGTGCCACCGTCGTCGCCACCCCAGATACCACCACAGCGCCCGCCAGTTAAGGAACGACGACATGGCTAATTTCTTTATTCAGCGGCCGGTTTTCGCCTGGGTACTTGCCATCATTTTGATGATTGCAGGCGGGCTGGCTATTCTCAAACTGCCCGTTGCCCAGTATCCAACGATTGCCCCGCCAGCCGTTGCGATTTCCGCAACCTACCCCGGCGCAGATGCCCAGACGGTACAGGATACCGTGACCCAGGTTATCGAACAGAACATGAACGGTATCGATAACCTGATGTATATGTCCTCCACCAGCGATTCAGCGGGTAATGTCACCATCACCCTGACCTTCGAGTCGGGAACAGACCCGGACATCGCCCAGGTGCAGGTGCAGAACAAGTTGCAGCTGGCCATGCCGCTGCTGCCGCAAGAAGTTCAGCAGCAAGGGATTGGCGTTGAGAAGTCCAGCAGCAGCTTCCTTTTGGTCGCCGGTTTTGTTTCGGACAATAAAAGCCTTACTCAGGATGATATCTCCGACTACGTCGCTTCGAACGTCAAGGATGCCATCAGCCGAACATCGGGTGTCGGCGACGTTCAGCTGTTTGGTGCCCAGTATGCGATGCGCATCTGGCTCGACAGTAACGCGATGAACAAATACCAACTGACGCCGCTGGATATTATCAATCAGTTAAAAACGCAGAACGACCAGATAGCGGCAGGCCAGTTGGGTGGAACACCATCAGTCCCTGGACAGCAGCTGAATGCCTCCATCATCGCGCAAACTCGCCTGAAATCACCGGAAGAGTTTGGTCGCGTCACGCTCAAAGTGAACCAGGACGGCTCAATGGTTCATCTGAAGGATGTGGCTCGCATTGAGTTGGGTGGCGAAAACTACAATATGGTGACCAAAATCAACGGGCAGGCGGCAACTGGTCTGGGGATTAAGCTCGCTACTGGTGCAAACGCGCTGGATACGGCGGCAGCCATCAAGAGCAAGCTGGCACAACTGCAACAGTTCTTCCCGCAGGGACTGAAGGTCGTCTACCCCTACGACACCACGCCTTTTGTGAAAATCTCGATTCATGAAGTGGTGAAGACCCTGTTTGAGGCGATCATTCTGGTCTTCCTGGTCATGTATCTGTTCCTGCAAAACCTGCGGGCAACGCTGATCCCAACGATCGCCGTGCCGGTTGTTCTGCTGGGGACCTTCGCCGTGCTGGCTGCGTTCGGTTTCTCCATCAATACCCTGACGATGTTTGGGATGGTGCTGGCGATAGGGCTACTGGTTGATGACGCCATCGTGGTCGTCGAGAACGTTGAGCGCGTGATGGTGGAAGATAAACTGCCGCCGAAAGAGGCCACGCAGAAGTCGATGGAGCAGATTCAGGGCGCGCTGGTGGGGATCGCCATGGTCCTCTCGGCGGTCTTTGTTCCGATGGCCTTTTTTGGTGGCTCGACTGGGGCCATCTATCGCCAGTTCTCGTTAACTATCGTTTCCGCGATGGCGCTATCCGTGCTGGTCGCGCTGATCCTGACCCCTGCACTCTGCGCAACGTTGCTTAAGCCCGTCTCCAGCGACCACCATGAGAAGAAAAGGGGCTTCTTTGGCTGGTTCAATGCGCTCTTTGATAAGAGTGTGGAACACTACAGCAACAGCGTGAGCGGTATTTTGCGTAAGACCGGTCGCTATCTGGTGGTGTATGTCATTATTGTTGGTGGCATGGCGGTGTTGTTCCTGCGCTTACCGACCTCCTTCCTGCCCGAAGAGGACCAGGGGGTCTTTATGACAATGGTTCAACTCCCGGCGGGGGCGACCCAGACGCGTACTCAGGCGGTCCTCGACCAGGTTCAGGACTACTATCTGGACAAAGAGAAGGCGAACGTTGAATCCGTCTTCACCGTAAACGGCTTTAGCTTTAGCGGCCAGGGTCAGAACTCCGGTATTGCCTTTGTCAGCCTGAAGCCCTGGGAGGAGCGCCCGGGCGAGAAAAATAGCGTTGAAGATATCGTGGGTCGCGCGACAAAAGCGTTCAGTCAGATTAAAGACGGCCTGGTGTTCCCGTTCAACCTGCCTGCGATTATTGAGCTTGGAACCGCAACGGGATTCGACTTTGAACTTATCGATCAGGCTAACCTGGGACATACCCAGCTGACGCAGGCACGTAATCAACTGCTCGGGATGGTAAAAGAGCACCCAGACCTGCTGGTGCGCGTGCGTCCAAACGGACTGGAAGATACGCCTCAGTTCAAGCTGGATGTCGATCAGGAAAAGGCGCAGGCATTGGGCGTCAGTCTTTCCGACGTCAACCAGACTATCTCGACGGCGTTGGGTGGCACCTATGTGAACGACTTTATCGACCACGGGCGCGTGAAAAAAGTTTACGTGCAGGCAGATGCCCGTTTCCGCATGCTGCCGGGGGACATTAACAACCTTTACGTGCGCAGCGCGAACGGAGAGATGGTCCCCTTCTCCGCCTTTAGCTACTCTCACTGGGTTTATGGCTCACCTCGCCTGGAACGCTTCAACGGGATGCCTTCAATGGAGATCCTCGGGGAATCCGCACCGGGTAAAAGTACCGGGGAAGCGATGGTGTTGATGGAAAGCCTGGCCGCAAAACTGCCTGCAGGAATTGGCTATGACTGGACGGGCATGTCTTATCAGGAACGCCTTTCCGGTAACCAGGCGCCCGCACTGTATGCCATTTCACTGATCGTGGTGTTCCTGTGTCTGGCGGCCCTGTATGAGAGTTGGTCCATCCCATTCTCCGTGATGCTGGTTGTGCCGCTGGGTGTTATCGGTGCTCTGCTCGCCGCGTCGCTGCGCGGATTGAACAATGACGTCTATTTCCAGGTCGGCCTGCTGACGACAATTGGCCTGTCGGCGAAAAACGCCATCCTGATTGTCGAATTTGCTAAGGACCTGATGGATAAAGAAGGTAAAGGGATTATTGAAGCCACCCTGGAAGCATCAAGGATGCGCCTTCGACCAATCCTGATGACCTCCCTGGCCTTTATCCTTGGCGTCATGCCGCTGGTAATCAGTACCGGAGCCGGGAGCGGTGCGCAAAATGCTGTCGGTACGGGCGTTATGGGAGGCATGCTTTCCGCGACGCTGCTGGCGATTTTCTTCGTTCCCGTTTTCTTTGTGGTTGTCCGGCGACGGTTTACCCGCCATAAAGAGTAACGTCCCCATGAAAGGCACCCTGTGGTGCCTTTTTTATTTTTAATATAAACAATAAATTAGACATTATTGAATTGCAGTGTTAAAAATGCGGTGATTTACATTAAGTAGAAACGCCCTGTTGTGTCTCCATAATTTCTCCATTAATTCATCCTGAAACCGACTTTTCTCCACGATTTTTACAAACGACATACTTTGAGATTATTCCCCGTGCAACGAGGTGTTATCCCGGTGGTAAAATAGCCTCCAGTTCGTTAATAGCCCTCCTGGCTTTGTAGCGAATGAGAAATAATACTGAGGTAACATCATGAAAAGATTCATTTCCGTTGCACTTCTCGCTGCGCTACTTGCTGGATGCGCGCACGATTCTCCATGTGTACCGGTTTACGATGACCAGGGTCGACTGGTTCATACCAATACCTGTATGAAAGGCACCACCCAGGATAACTGGGAAACCGCGGGTGCTATCGCCGGCGGAGCGGCTGCCGTGGCGGGTTTGACGCTGGGTATCGTTGCCCTGACGAAGTAACATCAATTAAGAAAGCGCGGCTCGGGCCGCGCTTTTGCGTTTAAAAAGTGCATTGTTTTCTAATAAGTAAAAAAATAGCCCCGTTTTTATTCAAGAAATTAATTCCCATCAACTGGCTATCACATCTTTTTAGTATAAAAAAGTTTATTTCATATTTTATCGTGATGATTTTCACACATTAATCTTATTGAATACCCTGCCAATATTCACTTCAGAAACTATCTCTTGATTTATCTCATCCTCATCGAAACTTTTGCTCCGATTTGTGGCACAGGTTGTAATTTCGCACCGTTTCGGGGCGTTCGTTTTATTTAAGCGTGTCTACACTCAGCATTAAGCGTTCTGTTATCACTTATTTTGTAGAACGCAAAACTGGCATTACGTTTGCTTTATAAACGTTGGCCAAAGCCACAGACAGGTTTAGCGCTTAAAAAGCGCTTCTATAACGATAAATTTCGCCACACAGGATGCATTATGAAAAAGACGATGATAGCCAGCCTGACCGCTGCAGGCATGTTGTTTGCCGTA comes from Enterobacter kobei and encodes:
- a CDS encoding putative bifunctional diguanylate cyclase/phosphodiesterase; translation: MLVSQYNLILVVLSFVVAILASYTALNMAARVAGSQGVAARVWLAGGGIAMGIGVWAMHFIGMLAMDLSMSMSYNVSLTILSMVIAVGSSLFALWLVSCEQLRLRRLLPGALVMGSGIIAMHYTGMAALEVRPGIVWDTLWVAISVVIALAASLAALWLTFRLRHEAAQVVLMRLGAAITMGIAIAGMHYAGMRAAQFPMSTMTHHVGINSSWLAMLVSVVALSILGITLLVSMLDARLQARTALLASSLAEANRELAQLALQDTLTRLPNRILLEDRLDQAISKADREGTHFALMFMDLDGFKAINDAYGHDVGDKLLVAVTQRLLLLLKGQFTLARIGGDEFVLLAEGEGPDDAASLANSLVRAIDSPFNLDPYELMVTLSIGIAFYPHDGKTERELMFNADAAMYHTKHMGRNGYHFFQPSMNTLAQTHLQLMNDLWMAIERNELRLLYQPKFHAPAGPLLGFEALLRWQHPKQGLLTPDLFLPLAEKTGLIIPIGNWVINEACRQLREWHLQGHQDWSMAVNLSTLQFEQPSLVKTVLDCLERHQVPPEMLILEVTETTAMSNPDESVRVLTELTNAGVKASIDDFGTGYSSLLYLKRLPACELKIDRAFVKELSGESEDATIVSAIVALAKTLNLKVVAEGVETEAQQTFLTELGCNTLQGYLLGKPASAQTIEALCARGEMLPGAEL
- the envR gene encoding acrEF/envCD operon transcriptional regulator produces the protein MARKKKEEAQQTRQQLIEAAIGQFATRGVASTTLTDIADAAKVTRGAIYWHFTSKAEIFNAIWEQQLPLRDIICDRLSLSENDDPLLMLREQFITALQYIAHEPRQCALLQILYHKCEFHSDMISEDEIRKRIGFNYDSLRITLEKCISQRIVAAQMNVELTMIVLHGFFSGIIKNWLMNTDSFNLYQQAPALVDSILATLPVLRVSPQDDYSSAPGNISPRAQSASMVCALAGLPNR
- a CDS encoding efflux RND transporter periplasmic adaptor subunit, yielding MTNHFRRLPLSGFIVCAVLLSGCDGQENQQQHPQAPQVSVHIVKSAPLAVTTELPGRTDAFRVAEVRPQVSGIILRRNFTEGSDVKAGDSLYQIDPATYQAAYDSAKGELAKAQAAANIAHLTVKRYLPLVGTQYVSKQEYDQAVATAQQADASVIAAKAGVESARINLAYTKVTSPVDGRIGKSSVTEGALVTNGQASALATVQQLDPIYVDVTQSSNEFMRLKQTSLQKGDTASSVELLMENGQPYPLKGTLQFSDVTVDESTGSITLRAIFPNPQHLLLPGMFVRARIDEGTQPNAILIPQQGLTRTPRGDATVMVVNDKNQVEPRTVVAPQAIGDRWLVTEGLKNGDRVIVSGLQKARPGATVVATPDTTTAPAS
- a CDS encoding efflux RND transporter permease subunit; this encodes MANFFIQRPVFAWVLAIILMIAGGLAILKLPVAQYPTIAPPAVAISATYPGADAQTVQDTVTQVIEQNMNGIDNLMYMSSTSDSAGNVTITLTFESGTDPDIAQVQVQNKLQLAMPLLPQEVQQQGIGVEKSSSSFLLVAGFVSDNKSLTQDDISDYVASNVKDAISRTSGVGDVQLFGAQYAMRIWLDSNAMNKYQLTPLDIINQLKTQNDQIAAGQLGGTPSVPGQQLNASIIAQTRLKSPEEFGRVTLKVNQDGSMVHLKDVARIELGGENYNMVTKINGQAATGLGIKLATGANALDTAAAIKSKLAQLQQFFPQGLKVVYPYDTTPFVKISIHEVVKTLFEAIILVFLVMYLFLQNLRATLIPTIAVPVVLLGTFAVLAAFGFSINTLTMFGMVLAIGLLVDDAIVVVENVERVMVEDKLPPKEATQKSMEQIQGALVGIAMVLSAVFVPMAFFGGSTGAIYRQFSLTIVSAMALSVLVALILTPALCATLLKPVSSDHHEKKRGFFGWFNALFDKSVEHYSNSVSGILRKTGRYLVVYVIIVGGMAVLFLRLPTSFLPEEDQGVFMTMVQLPAGATQTRTQAVLDQVQDYYLDKEKANVESVFTVNGFSFSGQGQNSGIAFVSLKPWEERPGEKNSVEDIVGRATKAFSQIKDGLVFPFNLPAIIELGTATGFDFELIDQANLGHTQLTQARNQLLGMVKEHPDLLVRVRPNGLEDTPQFKLDVDQEKAQALGVSLSDVNQTISTALGGTYVNDFIDHGRVKKVYVQADARFRMLPGDINNLYVRSANGEMVPFSAFSYSHWVYGSPRLERFNGMPSMEILGESAPGKSTGEAMVLMESLAAKLPAGIGYDWTGMSYQERLSGNQAPALYAISLIVVFLCLAALYESWSIPFSVMLVVPLGVIGALLAASLRGLNNDVYFQVGLLTTIGLSAKNAILIVEFAKDLMDKEGKGIIEATLEASRMRLRPILMTSLAFILGVMPLVISTGAGSGAQNAVGTGVMGGMLSATLLAIFFVPVFFVVVRRRFTRHKE
- a CDS encoding lipoprotein → MKRFISVALLAALLAGCAHDSPCVPVYDDQGRLVHTNTCMKGTTQDNWETAGAIAGGAAAVAGLTLGIVALTK